One Malus domestica chromosome 11, GDT2T_hap1 genomic region harbors:
- the LOC114824579 gene encoding uncharacterized protein, which yields MAYLEGTLATRYKQWKNNFHTLFKQWNDPEIARLHVPMELKDRPEDWEWLCKHFTDPKFVKKSIAGQKARESKTLLHHSGSKPFSYRLEARREEGSMFPEIDMFEEVYVRPNNETTKQLHATMVEKRDDVLHEATSQLPSETPIEDITLPEDVGFQIMTDVLDQNFGRRRGKVVRGMGKARVRETGASSSRSKTIEVNALKEEVTQLRAEGEQMKVQLRAQDERMKAQDEEVRTCVGRVQELVQAIQMAGLQISLPVPHLAPPSTSDPSRPADTQ from the exons ATGGCCTACTTAGAGGGCACCTTAGCAACCCGATACAAACAATGGAAGAACAATTTTCACACGCTTTTTAAGCAATGGAATGATCCGGAGATTGCTCGTCTACATGTTCCAATGGAGTTGAAGGACCGGCCAGAGGATTGGGAGTGGCTCTGCAAACATTTTACGGACCCAAAATTTGTG AAGAAATCTATTGCTGGCCAGAAAGCTCGGGAGTCAAAGACACTTCTCCACCATTCTGGTTCAAAGCCCTTTTCGTATAGGCTTGAGGCACGACGTGAG GAGGGTTCTATGTTCCCAGAGATCGACATGTTCGAGGAAGTTTACGTTCGACCTAATAATGAGACCACTAAGCAACTTCAT GCTACTATGGTGGAAAAAAGAGATGATGTTCTCCATGAAGCAACATCGCAGCTTCCCTCGGAGACTCCGATCGAGGACATCACACTACCTGAGGATGTAGGTTTTCAGATCATGACTGATGTCCTGGATCAGAACTTCGGTCGTCGTCGTGGCAAGGTTGTTCGAGGTATGGGGAAAGCGCGAGTTCGTGAAACGGGTGCCTCTTCTTCCAGATCGAAAACAATAGAGGTCAATGCATTGAAGGAGGAAGTGACGCAGCTGAGGGCCGAGGGTGAGCAGATGAAGGTGCAGTTGAGGGCCCAGGATGAGCGGATGAAGGCCCAGGACGAGGAGGTGAGGACCTGTGTCGGGAGGGTGCAAGAACTTGTACAAGCCATACAGATGGCTGGCCTCCAAATCTCGCTACCAGTACCTCATCTTGCTCCACCTTCGACCTCAGACCCATCTCGCCCTGCCGATACCCAGTAG